The following are from one region of the Cytobacillus firmus genome:
- the uvsE gene encoding UV DNA damage repair endonuclease UvsE — protein MTIVRLGYVAMSMNLKNASPSQTMTFKQFSSIKDREAAISRLERIAVSNLENCLRLLKHNAAHDIHFFRFSSRLIPLANHEELSDWKYMRPLKEILSGIGDFLDEHPMRVDFHPDHFVLLNTPKVDTLNMSIKTLAMHEALLKGMRLNPAHRCVLHVGGGYDDKEKALEQFIHNWGFTPSGIQQMIILENDDTTFTLEDTLYLCEKLGIPLVFDYHHHLANFKNDDWIGQWERVAATWDHSELPVKMHISSPKSDKDFRAHADYIDADMFMEFLQNIKGSVPEIHCMIEAKMKDSALFKLAEDLKKNPNLTFIDSSSFEI, from the coding sequence ATGACGATTGTACGCCTTGGGTATGTTGCGATGAGTATGAATCTGAAAAACGCATCGCCATCACAAACGATGACGTTCAAACAATTCTCAAGTATAAAAGACCGTGAGGCGGCGATTTCAAGACTGGAGCGAATTGCCGTTTCCAATTTGGAGAATTGCCTGAGGCTGCTAAAGCACAATGCGGCCCATGATATCCATTTTTTTCGCTTCAGCTCACGGCTGATTCCCCTTGCTAATCATGAGGAGCTTTCTGATTGGAAGTATATGCGTCCACTCAAAGAAATTCTGTCGGGCATCGGCGACTTTCTGGATGAACATCCCATGCGTGTGGATTTTCACCCTGACCATTTTGTGCTCCTTAATACACCGAAAGTGGACACATTGAATATGTCCATCAAAACGCTGGCTATGCATGAGGCCCTGCTGAAAGGCATGCGTCTGAATCCGGCTCACCGCTGTGTTTTGCATGTTGGCGGAGGATATGATGATAAAGAAAAAGCGCTCGAACAATTTATCCATAATTGGGGCTTTACGCCTTCCGGAATCCAGCAGATGATTATTCTCGAGAATGATGATACTACCTTTACACTTGAAGATACGCTCTACCTTTGTGAAAAGCTTGGGATACCGCTTGTATTTGATTATCACCACCACCTTGCCAATTTCAAGAATGATGACTGGATAGGGCAATGGGAAAGGGTCGCAGCAACCTGGGACCATTCTGAACTGCCTGTGAAAATGCATATTTCCAGCCCCAAATCAGATAAAGACTTCAGAGCGCATGCGGATTATATTGATGCGGATATGTTCATGGAGTTTCTGCAGAACATTAAGGGGTCTGTGCCTGAGATTCATTGCATGATCGAAGCGAAAATGAAGGACAGTGCCCTGTTTAAGCTTGCAGAGGATTTGAAAAAGAACCCCAATTTGACTTTTATAGATTCATCCAGCTTTGAAATATAA
- a CDS encoding PH domain-containing protein has translation MITEPHKRIPARGLLAWRISGTLHSVFPFVLSGGAIAAAILFNWPIWVIGASLMFYSAYAYLVIMTFPSLRWRRWRYEVRENEIELKNGLFVIKRTLVPMIRVQHVDTRQGPILRKYRLATVTISTAATVHEIPALDVDEAEELRFFISQLARAADDDV, from the coding sequence ATGATTACAGAGCCGCATAAAAGGATTCCGGCAAGGGGACTGCTTGCCTGGAGAATCTCCGGCACGCTCCATTCTGTTTTTCCTTTTGTGTTGTCAGGGGGCGCTATTGCTGCTGCCATCCTGTTTAATTGGCCTATTTGGGTTATTGGAGCTTCTTTAATGTTCTATTCCGCCTATGCCTACCTGGTTATTATGACTTTCCCATCATTAAGGTGGAGAAGATGGAGGTATGAGGTCCGGGAAAATGAAATAGAGCTTAAAAATGGGCTATTTGTGATAAAAAGGACGCTTGTTCCCATGATTCGGGTGCAGCATGTGGATACCAGGCAGGGGCCGATATTGAGAAAGTATCGCCTGGCTACTGTCACCATTTCGACAGCTGCCACCGTTCATGAAATACCGGCATTGGATGTGGATGAAGCCGAGGAATTGCGCTTTTTCATTTCTCAGCTGGCAAGGGCTGCAGATGATGATGTCTAA
- a CDS encoding UDP-N-acetylmuramoyl-tripeptide--D-alanyl-D-alanine ligase — MIKKTLQEITQMIKVDNDVSSYNDTSIQGVSIDSRRIGKGNLFVPFKGENSDGHRFVEDAIEKGAAAAFWQKDVPNPPLHLPILIVEDTLTALQELARSYRNELNVKVAGITGSNGKTTTKDMTANLLSLNYKVQKTEGNYNNHIGLPLTILALEEDTEIAVLEMGMSGRGEIDFLTKLARPDAVIITNIGESHLQDLGSREGIAEAKLEIINGLQENGLVIYYGDEPLLDEKLKTYNGSAALRTFGRTGKNDVYPVDIKQNDKGSTFGINGSDEEFYLPVLGTHNVLNALAAMIAASHFGVPYEKMNEGFASLKLTNMRMELLEGKMGEKIINDAYNASPTSMNAAIELVANLPGYKKKVLVLGDMLELGPQEEDFHYSTGKSVDAKKVDYVFTFGKLGEFIAKGAKEVLPHERVAAFTDKQNLIQELKKHVDQETIVLVKASRGMKLEEVVSALQ; from the coding sequence ATGATTAAAAAAACACTTCAGGAAATTACACAGATGATTAAAGTAGATAATGACGTATCTTCTTATAATGACACATCCATACAGGGCGTGAGCATTGACTCCAGAAGAATCGGGAAGGGCAATTTATTTGTTCCTTTCAAAGGGGAAAATTCAGATGGCCACCGATTTGTAGAAGATGCCATTGAAAAGGGGGCAGCCGCGGCCTTTTGGCAAAAGGATGTTCCCAATCCGCCACTGCATCTTCCAATCCTGATTGTTGAAGATACACTGACAGCTCTTCAGGAATTGGCGAGAAGCTATCGTAATGAATTAAATGTAAAGGTCGCAGGCATTACAGGAAGCAACGGCAAAACAACGACCAAGGATATGACCGCAAACCTTCTGTCACTAAACTATAAGGTTCAAAAAACGGAAGGCAACTATAACAACCATATCGGTCTTCCTCTGACCATTCTGGCACTTGAAGAAGATACGGAAATCGCCGTACTCGAAATGGGAATGAGCGGAAGGGGAGAAATCGATTTTCTTACGAAGCTTGCCCGTCCCGACGCCGTGATCATTACGAATATAGGCGAATCTCATCTGCAGGATTTAGGTTCCAGAGAAGGGATTGCAGAAGCGAAGCTGGAAATCATAAATGGCCTTCAGGAAAATGGCCTGGTTATTTATTACGGTGACGAGCCGCTTCTTGATGAAAAGCTGAAAACCTACAATGGTTCGGCTGCATTAAGAACCTTTGGAAGAACCGGGAAAAACGATGTGTATCCGGTGGATATCAAGCAGAATGACAAGGGTAGCACATTTGGGATCAATGGATCCGACGAGGAATTTTACCTGCCAGTACTGGGCACCCATAACGTTCTCAATGCCCTGGCAGCGATGATTGCAGCATCCCATTTCGGCGTTCCGTACGAAAAGATGAACGAAGGCTTTGCCAGCTTAAAGCTGACCAATATGAGAATGGAACTGCTCGAGGGCAAAATGGGTGAAAAAATTATTAATGATGCCTATAATGCCAGCCCGACATCCATGAATGCAGCCATTGAACTGGTCGCCAATCTTCCTGGCTATAAAAAGAAAGTTCTCGTTCTTGGCGATATGCTGGAGCTTGGTCCGCAGGAGGAGGATTTCCATTACTCCACTGGGAAATCTGTGGATGCAAAAAAGGTTGATTACGTGTTTACTTTCGGCAAGCTTGGCGAATTTATCGCCAAGGGGGCGAAGGAAGTCCTGCCTCATGAACGGGTGGCAGCCTTTACTGACAAACAGAACCTCATTCAAGAACTGAAGAAACATGTCGACCAGGAAACCATTGTGCTGGTTAAGGCATCCCGTGGCATGAAGCTTGAGGAAGTTGTATCAGCTCTTCAATAA
- a CDS encoding DEAD/DEAH box helicase → MTKFQDLGISPETMKSLKRMGFEEATPIQTQTIPLSLENKDLIGQAQTGTGKTAAFGIPMIDKIDNTKEHIQGIIIAPTRELAIQVSEELYKIGYGKRTKVLSIYGGQDINRQIRALKNKPHIIVGTPGRILDHINRKTLRLDHVHTAILDEADEMLNMGFIDDIEAILAQIPEERQTLLFSATMPAPIRRMAERFMKDPQVVRVQAKEMTVSSIEQFYVEVHERNKFDVLTRLLDIQSPELAIVFGRTKRRVDELAEALNLRGYMAEGIHGDLSQAKRMSVLRKFKEGSIDVLVATDVAARGLDISGVTHVYNFDIPQDPESYVHRIGRTGRAGKTGVAMTFINPREKSYLNVVERTTKKKMERMDAPTLDEALEGQQKAVLEKIMQTIEENNLGSYKEAADQLLAQKDASTVVQAVLKMLTKEPDTTPVKLTEEKPLPSKRDRKPNDRSRGGYNGRGRQGGQKGSYKSRQGHTGKRPSHNNSRSNSNSYR, encoded by the coding sequence TTGACAAAGTTTCAAGACTTGGGCATCAGCCCGGAGACAATGAAATCACTGAAACGAATGGGATTTGAAGAAGCGACTCCTATTCAGACACAGACCATTCCGTTAAGTTTGGAGAATAAAGACCTGATCGGGCAGGCGCAGACAGGAACAGGAAAAACCGCTGCATTCGGAATCCCGATGATTGATAAAATCGATAACACAAAAGAGCATATTCAGGGAATTATTATTGCCCCTACACGTGAGCTGGCGATTCAAGTATCGGAAGAACTGTATAAAATCGGCTACGGAAAAAGAACGAAAGTCCTTTCCATTTATGGCGGCCAGGATATTAACCGCCAAATCCGTGCATTAAAGAACAAACCGCATATCATCGTTGGAACGCCGGGACGTATTCTGGACCATATCAACCGCAAAACTTTGCGTTTGGACCATGTCCATACGGCCATCCTTGACGAAGCGGATGAAATGCTTAACATGGGATTCATTGATGATATTGAAGCGATTCTTGCACAAATTCCTGAAGAGCGCCAAACACTGCTCTTCTCTGCTACAATGCCTGCGCCAATCCGCAGAATGGCAGAACGCTTTATGAAGGACCCTCAGGTTGTCCGTGTACAAGCTAAGGAAATGACTGTTTCATCTATTGAACAATTCTATGTTGAAGTGCATGAGAGAAATAAATTTGATGTGCTGACAAGACTTCTGGATATTCAATCACCGGAATTGGCGATCGTATTCGGACGTACAAAGCGCCGGGTTGATGAATTGGCTGAAGCCTTGAATCTTCGCGGATATATGGCTGAAGGAATCCATGGGGACCTAAGCCAGGCTAAACGGATGTCTGTACTAAGGAAGTTCAAAGAGGGAAGCATTGACGTCCTTGTGGCAACAGATGTTGCAGCGCGCGGATTGGACATTTCCGGCGTCACGCATGTATATAATTTTGACATTCCTCAGGATCCTGAAAGCTATGTTCACCGCATCGGCCGGACCGGACGTGCTGGAAAAACGGGTGTTGCGATGACATTCATCAATCCACGCGAGAAATCGTACCTGAATGTGGTGGAACGTACAACAAAGAAAAAAATGGAACGCATGGATGCTCCAACACTGGATGAGGCGCTTGAAGGCCAGCAAAAAGCTGTATTGGAAAAAATCATGCAAACCATCGAGGAAAACAATCTTGGAAGCTATAAAGAAGCGGCAGATCAGCTTCTGGCACAAAAGGACGCTTCAACAGTTGTTCAGGCCGTGCTGAAGATGCTGACAAAGGAACCGGATACAACCCCTGTTAAATTAACAGAGGAAAAGCCGCTTCCATCTAAGCGTGACAGAAAGCCAAATGACCGCAGCCGCGGAGGATACAATGGCAGAGGCAGACAGGGCGGCCAAAAAGGATCATACAAATCCCGCCAGGGCCACACTGGAAAACGTCCAAGCCACAATAACAGCCGTTCAAACAGCAACAGCTATAGATAA
- a CDS encoding alpha/beta hydrolase, whose amino-acid sequence MIGCMCIHGFTGAPFEVEPLAEYLKEHTDWEISVPTLPGHGDELKLKGIAYNKWIEHAEEELKRLISRCEKVYVIGFSMGGLIASYLTVHYPVDKLVLLSAAAYYVNPKQLFFDMKEMVRDAFRGNLADNEMFVRYKRKISATPITATLQFRRLVASIRPILNQITVPTLIAQGESDGVVPPRSARYLYNNISSSAKKLIFIKDSKHLICHCGEGDRLFQEILGFLQKKPE is encoded by the coding sequence ATGATTGGCTGCATGTGCATACATGGTTTTACAGGAGCTCCATTCGAAGTAGAACCTTTGGCAGAGTATTTAAAAGAGCATACAGACTGGGAGATTTCCGTGCCGACATTGCCGGGTCATGGCGATGAACTGAAGCTGAAAGGAATCGCCTACAACAAGTGGATTGAGCATGCAGAGGAAGAACTGAAAAGGCTGATCAGCCGCTGTGAAAAAGTATATGTCATCGGTTTTTCAATGGGCGGCCTGATCGCCAGCTATTTAACGGTTCATTACCCTGTAGATAAATTGGTTCTGCTCAGTGCTGCTGCCTATTACGTGAACCCGAAGCAGCTATTCTTTGATATGAAAGAGATGGTAAGAGATGCTTTCAGGGGGAACCTGGCTGACAATGAAATGTTCGTCAGATATAAGCGGAAAATCAGTGCGACACCGATTACGGCAACACTTCAATTCCGCAGGCTTGTGGCTTCCATCAGGCCTATTTTAAATCAGATCACTGTGCCGACATTAATTGCGCAGGGTGAAAGTGATGGAGTGGTGCCTCCGAGAAGCGCCAGATATTTATATAATAATATTAGTTCATCAGCCAAAAAATTAATTTTTATAAAAGACTCAAAGCATCTTATCTGCCATTGCGGGGAAGGGGACCGCCTCTTTCAGGAGATCCTTGGCTTTCTGCAAAAAAAGCCTGAATGA